In Candidatus Manganitrophus morganii, the genomic window ATCGGCTCGCCGGTGATCATCGACTCATCGACGGAGCTGCTTCCTTCCACAATCACCCCGTCGACCGGAATCCGCTCCCCCGGCCGGACCCGGAGAAGATCTCCCGGCCGAACCGCATCCAGCGAAACATCCTCCTCCGTTTGATCCCGAAGCCGCCGTGCGGTCTTGGGGGTCAAGCCGAGGAGCGCGCGGATGGCGCTGCTCGTTTGGCTTCGGGCGCGCAGCTCCAATACCTGGCCGAGCTGAACCAGAACGATAATCGCCGCGGAAACCTCGAAATAAACCGGAACCTGACCATGGTGTCCACGGAGCGTTTCCGGAAAGAGCTCCGGGAAAAGGACCGCCGCGACACTGTAGAGGTAGGCAATCCCAGTTCCGATGGCGATGAGGGTGAACATATTGAGCGAGCGGTTGACGATGGAGTTCCACCCCCGCTGAAAGAAGGGCCCTCCCCCCCAAAGAACAACCGGGGTCGCAAGGATAAACTGAATCCAGGCAAGGATCCGAGGTGACGCGATTCCCCCGAGCGGATTTCCCGGAATCATCTCCGACATCGACAGCAGCACCAGCGGGAGGGTTAGAACAGCGCTGATCCGGAAACGGCGGGTCATATCGACCAGCTCGGGGTTGGCCTCCTCTTCGACCGTGACCGTTCTCGGCCCCAGCGCCATCCCGCAGATCGGGCACGATCCCGGCGCATCGCGGACGATCTCCGGATGCATCGGGCAGACATACTCGGTTTTTGTCGCCGGAGGGGCGATCACCGCCGGCTCCAGGGCCATGCCGCACTTCGGGCAGGCTCCCGGACCAAGCTGCCGGACCTCCGGGTCCATCGGGCAGATATATTCGGTTCCAGGAGGGGGAGGGGGGGAGGGCTCGGACGCCGGCGGCGCTCCCTCCAAAAACCGGGCGGGCGATTCCCGGAACCGGTCGAGACAAAACTGAGAGCAGAAATAATAGGTCTCTCCCTGATAGTCAAACGTTCCCACCGACTCTTCCGGCGTGATCTCCATCAGACAGATCGGGTCGGTAAATGTTTTCTTCTTCTTTTCACCTTGTGCTTCGGAAGACATACCGATTCCTTCGAGAAAATTATCCTTACAAAGATCATTTTATGACAGGTCGGGCGTCAAATCTACCCTTAGGAGAAGATTTTCGAAGGGCCGATTTGGCGAACCTCCCCTTTGACCGATGCTCCGGCGGAGAGGGCAAAGGTGGCCCCTTCTTGCAGCGTCATCGCGGTCCGGACGATCCGCGCCCGATCGACGATATGGATTGCGCCGAGATAGAGGTGATTGCTTGGAATGAAAACGGAAACGAGATTTCGCCGTGTTCCGTCTTCCTGCAGCAGACTGAACTCGCTGGTGAGGAATCCGGCGTCGAAACCCTCCCCATTCATCTTCTTGATCAAAACAAACTCTTTGAAACCGGAGGGATTGTTGGGGTTGAAGCTGTCGACGATTTGTTTGATGCCGCGGTAGAGTCCCTTCACGATCGGAAGGCGATCCAGGAACCGATCGATCCAACCGATGAACAGCGCGCCGCTCACGCTGGGAACGATCAGGCCGGCGATCAAAATGATCGCCACTGTCGCAAGGACCCCGAGCCCCCAAACCTCGACCCCGATGACGCGGCGGAGCCACGGTTGGGCGACGCTGTCGATCGCATGGAAGAGCCAGATCAGCAGGGTCACGGTGAGGTAAAGGGGCAGCAGGGCGAGCAGCCCCGTCAACATGGTATTGCGCAGTTGCTTCATCATTCTTTTTCTCCAGGAATTATAAGGAGTCGTTGTATATTTTAACTCCGGAATCCGAATTCCGCACGCTGCACTTTTCTTAAACTCCCCATCCCCCGCTTAGATGGATGTTCCCCCCGGTCACATAGCGGGCCTCGTCGGAGAGGAGGAAACGGGCAACCGACACCGCGTCGGAGAGCTCCCCGACGTAACCGGCCGGAATATTTTTGATCATCCCGGCCATCTCCGACTCCGGGGCGCTCCCCGATCGGATGAAGCCGGGGGAGATCGCGTTGACGGTGATTCCATGTGGCGCCAAAAGCTTCGCAAGAGATCGGGTCAGTATCAAAACGCCGACCTTGGCGATGTAGTGCGCCGTGATCTGCGGCTGGCCGATCATCTGGTCGGCGTTGGCCATGCTGAAGCTGACGATCCGTCCCCACCGGCGTTCCTTCATCCCGGGGGCGACCAGCCGGCTGAGATAAAAGAGAGGATGAAGATTGTGATCGAACATGGCATGCCATCCCTCGATCGTCTCCTCCAGGAGATTCACCCGATGGTAGGGGCCCGCCGCGTTGATGAGGGCGTCGATCCGCCCCCACTCCCGTTCGACCTGTTTTACAAAGGCCTCGGCCGCTTTCGGATCGGAAACATCGGCCCGGACCGAAAGGGCCCGCGCCCCCTTCTTCCGGATCGCCTCCGCCGTCTCGCTCCCCTCCTTCTCGCTCGTCCGATGACAGAGCGCCACCGACCATCCCCGCTCGGCGAGATCGAGCCCGACGGCGCGACCGATCCCTTTCGCCCCCCCCGCGATTACCGCAACCCGCTCCGACATGATCGCTCCCTCCCGTCCGACAACCGTTCTCTGTATAGTCTCATTTCCGATTTCAGTCAACACCGGACGATTGACTTACGCTCGGTTTCATATTATAAATTCATGGCTTAGAAAACAACTCTATCGAACCACTTTTTATTATGGAGGCTCATCTGTGGACTGGCTCGCTGATCCTCAGGCGTGGATTGCGTTAACGACCCTTACGGCGCTGGAGATCGTTCTCGGGATCGACAACATCATCTTTATCTCCATCCTCGCCGGAAAGCTCCCAGAGAGCGAACAGCCGAAAGCCCGCACCATCGGCCTGATGCTGGCGATGATCACCCGGATCGGGCTCCTTTTCTCCCTCTCCTGGATCATGCGCCTGACCGCTCCGATCGTGACGATCTTTTCCAACGAGATTTCGGGACGCGATGTCATCCTGCTGGCCGGCGGCCTCTTCCTTCTCGCCAAGAGCACGCACGAAATTCATGAGAAGCTGGAGGGGGAGGAGGGGCGCGCTTCGGCCAAAGCAGCCGCCTCATTCGCCAGCGTGATTGTTCAAATTCTTTTGCTCGACATCGTCTTCTCGCTCGACTCGGTGATCACGGCGGTCGGGATGGTCGATCGGATCTCGATTATGATCGTCGCGGTGATGATCGCCGTCGTTTTCATGATCTTCTTCGCGGGCGCGATCAGCGATTTCGTCCACCGCCATCCGACCGTGAAGATGCTCGCCTTAAGCTTTCTTCTCTTGATCGGGGTGACGCTGGTCGCCGAAGGGCTCGATCAACACTTCCCCAAAGGGTACATTTATTTCGCCATGGCTTTCTCCGTTTTTGTCGAGATGCTGAACTTAAAGATGCGGGGACGCGCCGCGGCGCCGGTCAAGCTTCGGGAGCCTTATATTGAGGGAGAAGGCAAAGGGGTCGTGCCGGGACCGGATTGAGGGGATAAACCTAGACCGCCCGAGCGCGCCGCGCCCGAACCAACTCGATGACCCCGGGTAAAATCGATACCACGATGATGCCGAGAATCACCAGGGTGAAGTTCTTCTTCACCACTGGAATGTTTCCGAAGAAGTACCCCGCATATAAAAATGAGCTGATCCAAACCAGCCCGCCGACGACGTTGTATACGGCGAAGTGCCAGTAGCTCATCCGGCCAATTCCCGCAACGAAGGGGGCGAAGGTCCGGATGATCGGGACGAATCGGGCAAAAATAATCGTCTTGCCGCCGTATTTCTCATAAAACCGGTGTGTTCGATCGATATATTCCTTTTTGATGAATCGGCTGTCTTCTCTCTGAAGGAGCTTAGAGCCGATCTTGTAGCCGATCCAGTAGTTCACCGCATCCCCGACAATCGCCGCAATACTCAGAAGGATAAAGAGCCACCCGACATTCAGCGAACTCCCGGCGGCGAGGGCGCCGACCCCGAAGAGGAGGGAGTCCCCCGGAAGAAAGGGGGTGACCACCAAACCGGTCTCGCAAAAAATAATCAAAAAGAGAATGAGATAGGTCCAGAGGCCGTAGTTCTCGAAGACCCAGGTAAGATGTTGATCAAGGTGGAGGAAGAGATCGATGAAAGTCTGAATCAGTTCCACAACAATCCATTGGGGGGGTTCAACATTGCGGGCTTAGGTTTCCGTTCCAAAGCAGCATGATCCGATTGGATGGAAACGGAAGACATCCTAAAAGCGGACAGGCAAAGAATAAGCTTATCTCTTCACTCCGCGGACCGGCATCGTTTCGCTTCTCTTCTCGATCTCCTCGACCAAGGATCGATGCGCCTCGCAGCCCACGACCTGCTTGATCTTTTTCGGCTGCGGCGCCTGATGGGGAAGAAGGAACCGCTCTTTCAGGCTGAGGATTCGACTCAGCGACTCGTTGAGGCGCTCCTGAGTAATCGTTCCCTTCTCCACAGCGTGAATCAATGCCTCGAGGACCGCTTTCTGCTGATCGAGCGAATGACAGACCAAAATCAAATCCGATCCCGCCTGGACCGCCCTCACCGCCGCTTCGGGGACGGTGAAACCGTCGGTGATCCCCTTCATCTCCAGATCGTCGGTCACCACGAGCCCTTCGAACTGAATCGTTTTGCGGAGCAGTTGAGAGATGATCTTTTTAGAAAGGGAAGCGGGGTATTTTTCGTCAAGCTTCGTGTAGAGGACGTGGGCCGTCATGATGGCATGGAGACGGTTTTCGACCGCATGGATAAACGGCTTCAGCTCCAAATCGGCCATCCGGTGGAGAGAATGGTCGACGCGCGGCAGGGTCTTGTGCGAGTCGGCGGCGGTATCCCCATGACCGGGGAAGTGTTTGCCGCAGGCGATCACCCGCTGATCGTGCAGGGCGGCAATCGTCGCAAGCCCATGTTTCGAGACAAGGGTCGGGCTGGCCCCGAAGGCGCGGTCTCCGATGATCGGGTTCTTCGGATTGGTGTCGACATCAAGCACCGGAGCGAAATTCATATTGATACCGACCGCCGCCAGCTCCTTCGCCATCGCTTCCGCGCAACTGTAGGTGAGATCGACCGAGTCGCAGTGGCCGAGCGTCCGCGCCGGCGGAAACTGGGTGAAGGGGGGGGCGAGGCGCGAAACCCGGCCTCCTTCTTGATCGACAGCGATGAAGAGGGGCGCATCGGGCGCCGCCTTCTGTAACGATTCGGTCAGCTTGGCACATTGGGCCGGATCTTTGATGTTCCGAGAGAAGAGAATGACGCCGCCGATGTGGTGTTTTCGAATCAATTCCTCCACCCCCTCGGAAGGGGCGGTTCCATCAAACCCCACCATCAGGAGTTGGCCGATCTTATGGGTCACTTTCATATGAATCCTCCCCCGCTGGTAACTGGTGTAAGGGGCGTGATTGATCCCGCCCACCCTGAGGCACAATTAAATTGCGCCTCTACTTCTTTTTCTGCTGCTTGGCGAGATTCGCCAGATACTGGACCAAAAGGCGAAGGCCGGTTCCGGTCGATCCTTTGGGAATATAGGGACGCGGTTTCTCCCCGTTCCACGAGGTTCCGGCGATATCGAGATGAACCCACGGCGTCTCCCCGACGAACTGCTTCAGGAAGAGGGCGGCGGTGATGCTTCCGCCGGGACGGCCGCCGGTATTTTTCAGGTCGGCGATCTCGCTCTTGATCTGATCGTGATACTCTTCCCAGAGCGGCATCTCCCAGACCCGCTCTCCGGTCTCGTCGCTTGCTTTCTGAATTTGGGCGGTCAGCTTTGGATCGTTTCCGAAAAGGGCCATTGCATGATGGCCGAGGGCGACGACGCAGGCGCCGGTCAGGGTAGCCAGATCGATCATCGCCGCCGGCTCGTAGCGCTTGGCATAAGCGAGCGCATCGGCCAGGCAGAGACGCCCTTCGGCATCGGTATTGATCACCTCCACCGTCTTTCCGGCGAGGGTCGTGAGGACGTCGCCCGGATGCATGGCGGTCCCGCTCGGCATATTGTCGGTGGCCGGGAGAACGCCGATGATATTGAGGGGGAGCTTCAACTGGGCGGCGACCCGCATCGTCCCCAAAACCGTCGCGCCGCCGCTCATATCGTATTTCATCTGCTCCATGTTCTCCGCCGGCTTCAGCGAAATGCCGCCTGAGTCGAATGTGACCGACTTGCCGATGAGGGCGACCGGGCGTCCTTTTTTCTTGGCGCCGTCATACTCCAAAACGATGAACTTCGGCGGCTCCACCGTTCCACGGGCGACGCCGAGGAGAGCCCCCATTCCGAGCCGTTCCATGTCGGCGCGCTCGAGCACCTCCAGGCGAAGGTGGTAATCGGAGGCGATCTTCTTCGCCTCCTCCGCCAGGCGGCTCGGCGTGACCACATTCGAAGGGGTGTTGCAGAGATCCCGAACGTAATTGGCCGCCTCGGCAATCAACTTCCCCCGGAGGGCCCCCATCTGGATCTCGACGACCTTTTTGTCGTCCGGCTCGATCAGGGCGCATTCCCGGACCTCCTTCGGCGGGGTCTGCCGGTCGGTTTTGTAAACCTGGAACTGATACAGCCCCAATACCACCCCCTCCACCATCGCCTGCGCCATATCCTGGACCGACGTTCTGGGAAGTCCCTTGCCGTGAATCTGGGTCGCGAACTGGCGGAAGCCCATCTCACGAATCTGCGTGGCCGCCCGTCCCATCGCTTGACGGATCCGATCAAGGGTCGCCTCGGCCCGCTTGCCGAGCCCCAACAGAAGAAGCCGCGGCGATGCGATCTTTCGATCGGTCCGGACCAGGAGCGTCTGAAGAAATTTTCCGCCGAACTCCTCTGTGGAGAGGACCTCTTGGATCTTTCCGCCGATCGCCTTATCAATCGACATCACCTCGGGCAGGAGCCCCTCTCCTTCATAATGACCGAGGACAAGGATCTCCGTGGTTTGCTTCGTGAGCGGTCCCCTTTGAACCTTAAATTCCATTCACACTCCCTATTTAGACCCCCCGCATCGCCGGGTCCCAGATGTATTTGTGTAATTGCAATTGAAATCGGACCGGAAGCTTCTCTTCCAAGATCCACTCGGCCAGCTGCCGCGAATCCATCTGATTAAAAACGGGAGAAAAAAGAACCGGGTGATCGAGCAAGCGCGGATGTTGCGACAAGACCTCCTTGGCCCAATCATAATCGGCCCGATCGGCAATGACGAATTTGACTTCATCCCCTTTTTTTAATCGGCCGAGGTTCTCCCAATGGACGGCATGGCTCATCTTGCTGCCGGGGCACTTGATATCCATAATGATCACGGCGCGAGGATCGACCCGATCGATCGGAATGCTTCCGCTGGTCTCGATTAAGACAACGTACCCTTCATCGAGCAGCCGGGTCACGAGGGGATAGACCTCTTCTTGAAGCAGCGGCTCGCCTCCGGTGACTTCGACCAGGCGGCACCCGTGACCGCGGACTTCTTGGATAACCGATTCAACGGAGCGATCCGATCCTTCATAGAAAGCATAGGTCGTATCGCACCAGCCGCACCGAAGATTGCAAAAGGCGGTTCGTACGAACACACAGGTAAGTCCGGCATAGGTGGACTCTCCCTGAATGCTCTTGAAGATTTCATTTACTTTCATAAATTATTGAAGATGCTTTCGTCGAGGGAATAAAGGGTAGGAAGGTCTGCTCTCCGGCGCTCGACCTGGCGCCGATCTTTGATCCGCCGCTGATCGTGACGGCGATCCAAACCGGCGACGGGAAGAATCTGTGTCCGACGATCGGGGCCATAGCCGCGCGTCATCTGCCGCCGCTCTTGATTTCGTCGCTCCACGCCTGCCTCCAAACCGTTGAGATTTTAACAGGTCGTCTCATGGAGGTCAAGTTGGAAGATGGCGCCTGGAGGACGGTTCTGAGCGTACCTTAAGAAAGCGATGAACGACGGGGAGGGACCGGACTGCCGTCTAAGACAGCCGCATGTTCTCTTCGAATGATCATTCTCTGGAAGGGATAAGACCGGACCGTTCCCTTTTTAAAGCAAAGAGAAAGAGAGGTCTTACGGATTCATTGTGGTGGAGATACGTTGCGCCTTCAGACGTTTTTTCCTCGCCTCTTTCTGCTTTCTCTTTCTTTTGACGGAGGGTTTTTCGTAGAAGCTTCTGCGTTTGAGTTCTTTTAAAAGACCCTCTTTGGCCAATTGCCGCTTCAGGGCTTTTAATGCTTTCTCGATCTGGTTCTCGTAGACTTTGATCAAACAGTTCTCCTTTCCGACCGGATGGAATCCCCGACGGATCAATGCTAAACAGTGTTAAATTAAAAAACCCCCAGAACGTGAGGAGCTCTCTGGGGGCAGAGCTGATGGCGAAGAGTGAACGCAATTATTACCTAGTTTTTGATGATTGTCAAGAAAAATGATGCCAAAAAAGGACGATCGATCGAACCTGCGCCGGGGATAAGCGATCATGACTTCATTGATAACGGGATCCATTCCCAATGTTACATGAAATATTGTACTCCCCTTAAGTCTCTTCCAGTTTCGGAAATCGAACAAAAAATGTGCTTCCTTCACCCTTTCTCGATTCGATCCAGACCTTTCCGTGAGCCAAGTCGACGACCTTCTTTACAATCGTCAGCCCAACCCCCGTCCCCTCCACATCCAGATCCTTCAATCGTTGAAAGACGCCAAAAATCCTGTCGTGGTAATCTGGATCAATTCCGATACCGTTGTCCTTCACATAAAATTCCACCCACTCTCCACTCTCTCTCCCGCCGATTTCAATTCGCGGACAGGGCTGATCTCCCATAAACTTTGCCGCATTGGTAATCAGATTCTGAAACAACTCCATGATCTGTGTGCGGTCGAAGAGGAAGTTTGGAAATGTCGGATGGATGACGATTTCAATTCCCTTTCGGGCAAAACGCTCTTGATGGATTTCGAGAACTCTCTCAACGACCGACCGTACCTCGACCGGCTCCGCCCCCTTCTGCGCGCCCACGCGAGAGAGCGCCAGCAGATCCATAATCATCAGTTCCATATAATCGGCATTGTCGATGACCCGCCGCAGGTAGTGCTTTCCTTTCTCATCGAACCGATCGGCATAATCCTCCATGAGAATCGAAGCCATTCCCTGCATGGAGACCACCGGCGACTTCAGGTCATGAGAGATGGTATAAATGACCGATTCCAGCTCTTGCGTCCGTAGCTTGACCTCTTTTTCCAAATGGGTATGCGCCCGGTCCAACTCCTCACTCATCTGATTGAAACTGCGCGCCAGAACACCCAATTCATCGTTGGAAAAGGCCTGCACCATCGCGCCATATTCCCCGCGGCCGATCTTCTCCGTCCCTTCGACCAGAATCCGAACCCGCCGGAGAACTTTCCTCATCGACACCAAGGAAATTCCGAGGGCGATCAAGCCGGTCACCGCAAGAATCCAGGACATCTGCAGGGTAATTCGTTTCTCGGTCTCCATCATCTCCGCCATCGACAAACCCAATCTCAACGTCCCCAGGCGGGTCGTCTCCTTCAGCTCTTTTCCGCCGAACAAAAGAAACTCTTCTTCCGTGGAGGCTGCTTGAACCGACCAGACCGGGAGTGAGACATCGACCACCCTTTGATCGGCCATCCCGATCTCGCGGTACCCCGGCTGGGTCAATCGGAGGGCTTCCTGCGTCACAGGATCTTGGTAGACCTTTCCCTTCTCGACTACATTGGTGTGGGCCAAGACACGCCCCCTTTCATCGAGTGCAACGGCATAGAGCGCTTCCGTTCGCTCCATCGCCTCTTGCAAAAAGGCTAAAAGCAGATCTTCATCCTCCTCTTCGAAGGCCGAGACAATCTCACCCGGCTCACCCCGCAGGCCGGTGGTCTTTAAAATCCCCCGCTTGGCCACCTCTCCCACGAGAATGGAATGCACCCCTCTTTTCGAAAGGAGGATACTGGCGCCCCCGGAAAGGAGCGCGATGGAGATGATAAAAATCAGAAACTTCGTTCGAAGCGTCACGGAAGCACTTTATCGGCCCTCTGAAGGGCTTCTTTCGGAATCTCCAGCCCTGCTTTTTCAGCCGCCTTTACATTGATCGTTACTTCTGCCTTTTCAGGGTAAATCGTTTCGAGCGTCCACTCCCCCGAGAGCACCCTTTGGGCCGCAAGGCCGGCTGCGCGGCCCACCTCGCGAAAGCTGCTCGATACCGATGCGGTGGCCCCCTGCTGAACGAATCCCGCCGTAGGGGCGTAAAAGGGGATCCGGTTGGACCAGGAATACTCTTTCAAAATGGAGAGATTCTGAGCGCTGACGAGGACGGGGTCTGGAAGGAGCCAAATGGCATCGGCCTTCCTAAAAAGGTTTCGAAGGCGATCGGGAAGATCACCCGGGTCGTTCAACCGTTCCGACAAAATGTCGATTCCGATCGACTCCGATGCCTTTCGAATCTCCTGGAGGTACGCCTCAACCGATTTTGAAGACCAGAGAACCGCAAGCCGCTTGAGGCCCGGCTGCATTTCCTTGACCCTCGCGAGAACGGTCGCGGCCCTCGGAAGGATATTTACTTCGATGGAGAGCCCTTTCCGATCCCGCAATCCCAGCTTCGTCCCGGGGGCCATGCCGTAGATCAGGACGACCCTGTCGGGATAATCCCATTGTGCCGCCTTCCCCCCGAAGGCGACGACGACGCGGGTCTCCAGAGAGATCCGCGGAGGACCTTCCATGATGGGAATGGAGGGGACGGGACGGCCGAACGCTTCTTGAAATCCCTCAAACGCCTCGCGATAGGGACCCCATTCGGCGCTGAGGATCGCGACGACCTCTTGTGCGGACGCTATTTCAGGGGCGGTAAGGAAAAAACCAATCAGACAGGTGATTTGAATCCATTTTCCCGAGGTTTGCCTCATTCATCGACTCATGACTCAATAGATGACCGAGACGCCGCCGTAATACGTCTTCGGGATTTCGAGGAAGTCGGGAAACTCGCGATGATTCGGACTCGCAAGATTTTTCCCCCCGATGAAAAACTCGACATCTTTGATCGGATTGTAGGCAAGCCGGGCATCGACGCGCCAGTAGGGAGCCACCTCAACAATCTCGGATTGCCGTGAATTGGTGATCGCGTAGCTGCTTTTGTATCCGGCGTTGACGCTGGCGGAAAGACCGACGGCGATCCGGAAGATCCCGCCGAGGTTGACCTTGTGCTTCGGTGTCGCTTCTTCGATCAAGACCCGGTCGGCCTCGGTGAAGGTCGATCCATCGTCATCGATTGTTTCATAGGTATAGTTGACATAGACCGATCGCGCCGGAGCGAAGCGGTAGGCCAACTTCAGCTCAGCCCCTTTTGCAGTCGCCTCCCGGCTGTTATCGAATGAGAAGGTCGTGGGGGTTGGGAAAGGGAAGAAAGAACCTTGCTGCTTCACGAAGCTTGCGGTGAGATCGTCGAATTGCATATAAAAGAGGCTCCCTTCGGCCTGGAGACGCCGGTCGAGATAGGCGCCGTGATAGCCGATCTCATAGGAGTGAAGTTTTGACGGCTTCAAATCGGGGTTCCCTTCCATGATCACGGTGAAGTCCGACTGCCGGTCGACCCGGGCTTCCCACATAGAAGGGACCGTCGGTGCCGCTGAATACGACGCACGTAAAGCATGGTCGGTTCCCAGTGCATAGAGGGTTGCAATCTGATAGGCCGGCTCCGTTCCTCCGGTGTCCGACCGCTCGAGTGAGGCGGCCACCACAACGGTCAACGCTTCGATCACAACGATCGACTGTTGAACAAAACCGCGGACGAGGGCATTTTCCTGTTCCGGCTCCGATCGGAAAGCCTCGTCGGATTCCGCGACCGAAAGACGATAACTTCCTCCCCAGGTGGTCTTCAGCCGGCCCTCTCCCCAATTGATATGATGAACCGCCTCGACATCGCTCTGCGTGTAATCGACTTCAAAAGTCCCTTCAAAATCGGGCTCCGATTTCTGGGTGAATTTGTTGTAAGAAGCCATCAGCTCCAGCGTCGAATCGGCGCCGAGCGGCAGGGAGCCCTTCAACATTCCGAAGGCGTTCCGGAATTTTCCCTCCCGCTCGAAGGCCATCCCCATTTCATCCCAGGAGCTCCCCGCGAAGAATTCCAAGCCGAAACGGTCGGTCGGATTCCAGAAGCCCCTCAGATTGGTTTTATGAGAGGTCAGGAAATCTTCCGCCGGAGGGATGGTGAAAAAGGGATTCGGATCGGAGGGCGCGTTGTGGAAGCCATCCTCATTCCAGAAACCGTAGCTCAAGCGATAACCGAACCGATCCCCGGCCGACTCATACGCCGCTCCCGATTGAAAAAGATCAATATTGCCCCGAAGAAGGTATGCGGAAGCGGACCGCTCCGACGACGGCTTTTTCGTAATAATGTGAATGACCCCCAGCGCCGCATTCGAGCCGTAGAGGGCGGCGTTCGGACCCCGGACGATCTCAATCCGCTCGATGTCCTGAAGCTGGACCGGAAGCTGCTCCCAATAGACGCCCCCGGAATAGGCGTTGTAAACACTGCGGCCATCGACGAGGACCTGGAGGCTGTCGACGAACTCTTCCGGAAATCCTCTCACCGAGACGATCGCCCGATTCCCGTCGACCGACCGCCCGTCAAGGACATCCACCCCGACGCGAAACCGCAGAAGATCCCAGAGGTTCGTCGCCCCCGAGGTCCGGATTTCTTCACCGGTGATCACCTCCACCGCCACCGGGGCTTCCCGCACCGGCTGCAAGCGCCGGGAAGCCGTGACCGTCTGCGCTTCGTGCGCAAAGAACTCCAACTCCGAACGCCCCTCTTCGGCCGCCGAGACCGAGGCCGCCGCACTGAAGAGCAAACACGCTCCGATGATTTTACTGCAACCGTTTCTCCATCGTTTCTTTTTACCAAAAAACAGACGCATCTTCGTTCCTCTGCAGAGTCGGCCTGACGCAATGAATGGATCAATCATCTGAAATACCTTATTGGAATCTAAACGGGATGGCGGCGGATCATCCCTATAAAGGATAGAAAAAATGTAACACAGAACTGCATCTTGTCAATGGAACGCGCTTCGCTCGCAAGATGACCTCCCGGTCGGGAAAGAGCGGCGACGTTCACCCGTGACCGCCGAAACGTTTTCCGCCATGGACGGCTAAAAACAAACCCGTTTTCTTTTTGTAGACGATCGGCCCTTTCATCGGGCGAAAATCAGGCCGGCTTTCTTTTATCCAAGATTTCGAGGAAGGTTTTCACCACTCCCGGATCAAATTGGGTGCCGGCGTTCTTCCGGAGCTCTTGGACCGCCTCCTCATGCGACATCTTCGGTCGGTAGGGTCGAACCGAGATCATCGCATGATACGCCTCGACCACGCCGAGGACGCGGGCGAGAAAAGGAATCTCCTCTCCTTTTAACCCGTTCGGATAACCTTTGCCGTCGTAGCGTTCGTGATGGTAGAGAATGGCCGGAAGAACAGACTCCAGATTGTGTGATTCTTTGATCAGCATCTGCGCCAGGCCGGGATGGGCTTGAATGATTTTTCGCTCCTCGGTCGAGAGGGGGCCCGGTTTATTTAGAATGCTGTCGGGGATGCTCACAATGCCGATGTTGTGGAGGAGGCTCGCGAGCTGCAAACTTTGCTTCTCCTGCTCGCCGAGGTTCA contains:
- a CDS encoding DUF502 domain-containing protein, with the protein product MMKQLRNTMLTGLLALLPLYLTVTLLIWLFHAIDSVAQPWLRRVIGVEVWGLGVLATVAIILIAGLIVPSVSGALFIGWIDRFLDRLPIVKGLYRGIKQIVDSFNPNNPSGFKEFVLIKKMNGEGFDAGFLTSEFSLLQEDGTRRNLVSVFIPSNHLYLGAIHIVDRARIVRTAMTLQEGATFALSAGASVKGEVRQIGPSKIFS
- a CDS encoding SDR family oxidoreductase, with amino-acid sequence MSERVAVIAGGAKGIGRAVGLDLAERGWSVALCHRTSEKEGSETAEAIRKKGARALSVRADVSDPKAAEAFVKQVEREWGRIDALINAAGPYHRVNLLEETIEGWHAMFDHNLHPLFYLSRLVAPGMKERRWGRIVSFSMANADQMIGQPQITAHYIAKVGVLILTRSLAKLLAPHGITVNAISPGFIRSGSAPESEMAGMIKNIPAGYVGELSDAVSVARFLLSDEARYVTGGNIHLSGGWGV
- a CDS encoding TerC family protein codes for the protein MDWLADPQAWIALTTLTALEIVLGIDNIIFISILAGKLPESEQPKARTIGLMLAMITRIGLLFSLSWIMRLTAPIVTIFSNEISGRDVILLAGGLFLLAKSTHEIHEKLEGEEGRASAKAAASFASVIVQILLLDIVFSLDSVITAVGMVDRISIMIVAVMIAVVFMIFFAGAISDFVHRHPTVKMLALSFLLLIGVTLVAEGLDQHFPKGYIYFAMAFSVFVEMLNLKMRGRAAAPVKLREPYIEGEGKGVVPGPD
- a CDS encoding DedA family protein translates to MELIQTFIDLFLHLDQHLTWVFENYGLWTYLILFLIIFCETGLVVTPFLPGDSLLFGVGALAAGSSLNVGWLFILLSIAAIVGDAVNYWIGYKIGSKLLQREDSRFIKKEYIDRTHRFYEKYGGKTIIFARFVPIIRTFAPFVAGIGRMSYWHFAVYNVVGGLVWISSFLYAGYFFGNIPVVKKNFTLVILGIIVVSILPGVIELVRARRARAV
- the nagZ gene encoding beta-N-acetylhexosaminidase; the protein is MKVTHKIGQLLMVGFDGTAPSEGVEELIRKHHIGGVILFSRNIKDPAQCAKLTESLQKAAPDAPLFIAVDQEGGRVSRLAPPFTQFPPARTLGHCDSVDLTYSCAEAMAKELAAVGINMNFAPVLDVDTNPKNPIIGDRAFGASPTLVSKHGLATIAALHDQRVIACGKHFPGHGDTAADSHKTLPRVDHSLHRMADLELKPFIHAVENRLHAIMTAHVLYTKLDEKYPASLSKKIISQLLRKTIQFEGLVVTDDLEMKGITDGFTVPEAAVRAVQAGSDLILVCHSLDQQKAVLEALIHAVEKGTITQERLNESLSRILSLKERFLLPHQAPQPKKIKQVVGCEAHRSLVEEIEKRSETMPVRGVKR
- a CDS encoding leucyl aminopeptidase; protein product: MEFKVQRGPLTKQTTEILVLGHYEGEGLLPEVMSIDKAIGGKIQEVLSTEEFGGKFLQTLLVRTDRKIASPRLLLLGLGKRAEATLDRIRQAMGRAATQIREMGFRQFATQIHGKGLPRTSVQDMAQAMVEGVVLGLYQFQVYKTDRQTPPKEVRECALIEPDDKKVVEIQMGALRGKLIAEAANYVRDLCNTPSNVVTPSRLAEEAKKIASDYHLRLEVLERADMERLGMGALLGVARGTVEPPKFIVLEYDGAKKKGRPVALIGKSVTFDSGGISLKPAENMEQMKYDMSGGATVLGTMRVAAQLKLPLNIIGVLPATDNMPSGTAMHPGDVLTTLAGKTVEVINTDAEGRLCLADALAYAKRYEPAAMIDLATLTGACVVALGHHAMALFGNDPKLTAQIQKASDETGERVWEMPLWEEYHDQIKSEIADLKNTGGRPGGSITAALFLKQFVGETPWVHLDIAGTSWNGEKPRPYIPKGSTGTGLRLLVQYLANLAKQQKKK
- a CDS encoding radical SAM protein; translation: MKVNEIFKSIQGESTYAGLTCVFVRTAFCNLRCGWCDTTYAFYEGSDRSVESVIQEVRGHGCRLVEVTGGEPLLQEEVYPLVTRLLDEGYVVLIETSGSIPIDRVDPRAVIIMDIKCPGSKMSHAVHWENLGRLKKGDEVKFVIADRADYDWAKEVLSQHPRLLDHPVLFSPVFNQMDSRQLAEWILEEKLPVRFQLQLHKYIWDPAMRGV
- the rpsU gene encoding 30S ribosomal protein S21 yields the protein MIKVYENQIEKALKALKRQLAKEGLLKELKRRSFYEKPSVKRKRKQKEARKKRLKAQRISTTMNP